The Vigna unguiculata cultivar IT97K-499-35 chromosome 6, ASM411807v1, whole genome shotgun sequence genome contains a region encoding:
- the LOC114187807 gene encoding bidirectional sugar transporter SWEET4-like, protein MVTADIVRTVVGIIGNIISGCLFLSPVPTFVEIWKKGSVGEYSAVPYMATLMNCMVWTLYGLPMVHPHSLLVVSINGGGCVIEMIYVTLFFLYSNRTRRLTLFLCLFSQLLFLTLLSILTFTSIHDVDKRSAVVGTICVIFNVAMYASPLSVMKLVVRTKSVEYMPFSLSLASFGNAVSWTAYSLIPFDPFMAIPNGIGTTFSVAQLILYGTYYKSTKTQIEARNAKGVGEVNLSEVVVGNNNQDPNNIIAVLPDGF, encoded by the exons ATGGTTACTGCAGATATTGTTCGAACAGTGGTTGGCATCATAG GAAACATCATTTCGGGGTGCCTTTTCTTGTCTCCAGT GCCAACATTTGTGGAGATATGGAAGAAGGGATCAGTGGGGGAGTACTCAGCAGTGCCATACATGGCCACACTGATGAACTGCATGGTTTGGACTTTGTATGGTCTACCAATGGTGCACCCTCACAGCTTGCTGGTAGTGAGCATCAATGGCGGAGGATGCGTGATTGAGATGATCTATGTCACCCTCTTCTTCCTCTACTCTAATCGCACCAGGAGGCTCACCCTCTTCCTTTGCCTCTTCTCACAACTCCTCTTCCTCACGCTTCTCTCCATTCTCACCTTCACTTCCATTCATGATGTCGACAAACGCTCTGCTGTTGTTGGAACCATCTGCGTTATCTTCAACGTTGCCATGTACGCTTCGCCCTTGTCCGTCATG AAACTGGTGGTGAGGACCAAAAGCGTTGAGTACATGCCATTTTCCCTCTCTCTAGCGTCCTTTGGCAATGCTGTGTCTTGGACTGCATATTCTCTCATCCCTTTTGATCCGTTCATGGCT ATACCAAATGGGATCGGCACAACATTTTCTGTGGCACAACTAATTTTGTATGGAACCTATTACAAGTCCACAAAGACGCAGATAGAAGCAAGGAATGCCAAAGGGGTAGGGGAGGTGAATCTCTCAGAGGTGGTGGTCGGTAACAATAATCAAGATCCTAACAATATCATTGCTGTTCTTCCCGATGGTTTTTAA